The genome window GCGTCGCGCCGCTGCGCGTCGTCGCGTATCGACGCCCCCCTCGTGCGCGGCTGGAAGGCGATGACCTTCCCCATGGCGATTTCTCCGAGCTCGTTCCGCCGACGATGAATCAGTCGTCCCTGACGATTAGGAATTGGCGAGGGTTAATGCTCCGTCAACGACCGGATGCTAAATTTTCTGCGAGTTGCGTATGGGTTCGAGTGGTGAAGCGATGGGCGCCGATAGGGAACAGCGTCGGATGGTCGACGCGTCGCTGCTTCGAGCGGTCGTCGATCAGTTTGTCGAGCGATCGATGCATCCGACGGCCGATCTCCGGCAGTTCGAACAGCTCGCGCTCGGGCTCATCGACATTGTCGATGCAGATACGGTCGCCCGCGTGGCGCTGCCGCTCTGCTTTCATCCCGAAACGCCCGCCTCGATTTTCGCGCGTCTTTTCGACAAGGGCGGCGCTGCGGCCGCGCTCGCCTTTCAATTCGCGCCTAAGCTCGCGCAGCGTGACATGATCGTCACCGCCGAGCAGGGGCCGGCGCAATTCGCGGCGGCCATCGCCCGTCGACGCGACCTCGATCGGGAAACAATGCTGGCGCTTGCGTCGCGTCCAGAGGGCGAGGTGCTTCGCGCGCTCGCCGGCAATCTCGCCGCGCATTTTGATTCAGCGTCCAGGCGCGCGCTGGTCGTGGCGGCGCGCGATGATCTGACGCTCGCGCGCATGTTGCTCGATCGCGACGATCTGGACCTCGATCCAGAACCGCTTTTCCTTGCGGCGAACCGGCTCGAGCGCACGGCCATCGTGCTCAACGCCTGTCGCCAGATATTGGCGAGCGGCGCGACCGAAGCGCCGCTTCGCGCCGACGGCGCTTTCGTCGATAAACTGGAAGCCGCGGCGCAACGCCATGATCGCAAGGCGATGGCCACGCTGCTCTCCGAGGCGCTCGAGTGCCGAAAGGATCGGGCGCGCGCGCTCGTCGTCGATCATCTCGGGGAGGCGCTCGCTCTGGCGCTCAACGCGATCGGCGTCCCGCTCGAATCGGCGACGCGCATCTTTCTTTGCGCCGAACCTGGCGTCGCCCATGACATCGAGGTGGTGCGCGCGTTGCTTGGCGTGATGCGCTCGACGCCGCAGCGGGCGGCGGCGCGCATCGTGGGCGCAATCACCGGCGCGACGCGATCGGAGCGTGAGAATTCTCGCCGCACGGCGCGAGAAGATCCGGGCGCGCTGACGCGCCGCCGCGCGGCGCCGCAGCAGTCATTGGCGCGGCCATCGCGCAAATTCGATCAATCCGCTTAGAGCGCTGCCCGATCGCATGGACTGATGTGATCGATAAGAAATCTCTCAACTCAATATGTTGGAGCCGGCTCATCGAAAAAGTCCGTCAATTTTTCTGGGACCTGCGCTAAGCCGCGAGCTCGACGAACACGCGGCCGTCGGGATCCTCGATCTCGACGATCCAAAGGTCAGGGTCGAACATGATCTCGCGCTTGAGCCTCTGCTCGGCCTCGGCCGGATCGAGCCAGTCGCCCGCATGGACGCGCGCGAACAGCCGATCGACTCCCTCCGGTGGCTCTTCGGTCTGCGGGGCGGGGCCATAGACCGCGGCGCGCCCGTCAAGCCGATCAAGCTTGACAAAAATCGCGCCGGCCTCGGCGGCGCCCCGCCGGCGCAGCATGGCGACCGCGCCTTGCACCTCAGCCCGGCGGATCAGCGCGGAGACGAATATGTCGGACCTCAGTCGCATGAGCCCAAACTAGCGCTTGAGCGGCATGATTGTCGAACGCGCGCGACTCAAGGGAGCGGGAGGCGGGAGCGCGCCGCGAGCTGCTGCAGCAATTTCGGCGTGATCCGGCCTTTGACCGGAAGGCCGGCGTCGCCCTCGAACTTCTCCAAGGCGTGGCGCGTCGCGGCGCTGAGAACGCCGTCGGAGCGCACCACATAGCCGAGCTTCAGGAGCGCGCGCTGCGCATAAAGAACGTTTTTGTCGACAGGCGCAGTCTTGTCGGCGGTGGGCGCCTTGTCCGCCTTGTCGGCTTTGTCGGCCTTGTTGGGTTTGTCGGCGCTCGCCTTCACAGGCGGCGGATCGCCGACGATCAGCAGGCCGATCGCGTCCCGCTTCTTGTCGACGGCGTGCGGCGGCTCCGCTTTCGCCGGCGCGCTCTTGCCCCAATCGGGGCTTTTGGCGACGTCAAGCTTTTCGATCTTGTTGGCGATGGGGTCTTTCGGCGTGGCGTGCGCGGCGACAGTCGCGTCTCGCTCGATTCGTGCGGATTCAGTCACGACCGGTCGTCGCACGGGCGGCGTCGGCGCGCCCGGGACCGCGTTGGAATGCTGAGACGAGAAGAGCGGCGCCGGATGTCGTCCGTCCTGGAGGAACAGCGCGTTCATGGGCACGCCGATCGCGGCCACGGCGGCGATGCCGAGGATAAGCATGACGCCGATCCGCTTCGCGCCGAACACGCGCGCAAGGACTGAGCGACGACCATTGCGCCGTCCCTCGCGCGGCGGGGCGCGATCGGCGGGGGAAGCCTGAAAGCGAGAGGCGTAGAGCGAAGCGTCACGCAATTTTCTTCACCGTTGCTGGATCGACGCCGACGCCGACGGCCGCGCTTGGCGGCGCGCCAAGTCGCGCGATCGTTGCGATTCTTGCCGGAGCGCCGGTAGCGCCGCTGTCACGGCAGTCGAGCGGCAGGCGCACGGAAACCGTCGTGCCGGCCTGCGGTCCGCTTTCGATGGCGATCGAGCCCCCGTGCAGACCCACGAGTCCGCGCACCACGGAAAGTCCGAGGCCCGTCCCCTCATGTCCGCGTTCAAGCGAGGCGCGCGCCTGAAAGAAGGGATCGCCGAGCCGCGCTAGATCGACTGCGTCGATGCCAGCCCCATCGTCGGCGACTGCGACGACGACGTGATTTCCTTCTGCCTGAAGCAACAGCCTGACCGTGCCGCCGCGCGGCGTGAATTTCACTGCGTTTGAGAGCAGGTTGATCAGGATCTGCCTGCAGCCGCGTTTGTCGGCGACGATCTCGCCAGGGGCTTCGTCATATTCGCGCGCGAGCGTCACGCCCGACTGTTCGGCCATCAGCTGCATCATGTCGCAGCACTGATCGGCGAGCGCCCGCAGAGCGAAGGACTCAGCGGCTAGTTGCATGGCGCCGGATTCGATCTTGGACATGTCCAGGATGGAGTTGACGATCTCGAGCAGATGGTGGCCGGAGTCGCTGATGATCGACGCATATTCCCGCTGTTTGGCGGGTTCGGAAGGCGCAATCTCGTCGGTCGCCAACATTTGGGAGAAGCCGATGATGGCGTTGAGCGGCGTGCGCAGCTCGTGGCTGACATTGGCGAGCAGGCGCACGTTGCTGGTTGCGGCGCGCTCGGCCGCCGCGTGAGCCGCCGCAAGCGCAATATCGGCTTCGAGCGTGGCGTTTACGTCTCGCAGGGCGCAGAGGACGGCCTCCGTCGCGCCTTCCTCGCCGTTTGATCGAGCGCGGCGCACGCGCGCCTCGAAGGCGTTGAAAACGGGCGCGACGAATTCACTGGCGGCATTGCTCGCGACGCCGACCTGAACGCGAACGGCTGCGGTCGTCGCCGCCTCGCCGTCGACGGCGTCGGAGACCGCCTTGAGAAAGCTCGGCCGGTCGGCGACGTGAACGCGCTGGAAG of Methylocystis sp. SC2 contains these proteins:
- a CDS encoding DUF2336 domain-containing protein; this translates as MVDASLLRAVVDQFVERSMHPTADLRQFEQLALGLIDIVDADTVARVALPLCFHPETPASIFARLFDKGGAAAALAFQFAPKLAQRDMIVTAEQGPAQFAAAIARRRDLDRETMLALASRPEGEVLRALAGNLAAHFDSASRRALVVAARDDLTLARMLLDRDDLDLDPEPLFLAANRLERTAIVLNACRQILASGATEAPLRADGAFVDKLEAAAQRHDRKAMATLLSEALECRKDRARALVVDHLGEALALALNAIGVPLESATRIFLCAEPGVAHDIEVVRALLGVMRSTPQRAAARIVGAITGATRSERENSRRTAREDPGALTRRRAAPQQSLARPSRKFDQSA
- a CDS encoding DUF1491 family protein, which translates into the protein MRLRSDIFVSALIRRAEVQGAVAMLRRRGAAEAGAIFVKLDRLDGRAAVYGPAPQTEEPPEGVDRLFARVHAGDWLDPAEAEQRLKREIMFDPDLWIVEIEDPDGRVFVELAA
- a CDS encoding HAMP domain-containing sensor histidine kinase translates to MSSIADDSHDRSCVDAALHERVAGRPVEAARHRAFIIARLVVAACVLLSAPLFLLFHGAPTTSDCVLFLLAQIPLASVIVLSRTGDLRIARSLSIGGWLAMATAIHALTPGDDAFSVALLLVALIEAALTPDVGAVIVIEVVAIAALALTAGLNLRGPRELLTEHATTTMLLGAPLFFYVAALVFGAVRIEQARARAEARSDRDLMLLTGAVGDILLHLDRAGVVNAVLGDGRHVFDLNRDLIGREFFQRVHVADRPSFLKAVSDAVDGEAATTAAVRVQVGVASNAASEFVAPVFNAFEARVRRARSNGEEGATEAVLCALRDVNATLEADIALAAAHAAAERAATSNVRLLANVSHELRTPLNAIIGFSQMLATDEIAPSEPAKQREYASIISDSGHHLLEIVNSILDMSKIESGAMQLAAESFALRALADQCCDMMQLMAEQSGVTLAREYDEAPGEIVADKRGCRQILINLLSNAVKFTPRGGTVRLLLQAEGNHVVVAVADDGAGIDAVDLARLGDPFFQARASLERGHEGTGLGLSVVRGLVGLHGGSIAIESGPQAGTTVSVRLPLDCRDSGATGAPARIATIARLGAPPSAAVGVGVDPATVKKIA
- a CDS encoding peptidoglycan-binding protein, whose amino-acid sequence is MRDASLYASRFQASPADRAPPREGRRNGRRSVLARVFGAKRIGVMLILGIAAVAAIGVPMNALFLQDGRHPAPLFSSQHSNAVPGAPTPPVRRPVVTESARIERDATVAAHATPKDPIANKIEKLDVAKSPDWGKSAPAKAEPPHAVDKKRDAIGLLIVGDPPPVKASADKPNKADKADKADKAPTADKTAPVDKNVLYAQRALLKLGYVVRSDGVLSAATRHALEKFEGDAGLPVKGRITPKLLQQLAARSRLPLP